The DNA sequence AATTACCGGCAATTAGAAATCCGCCATCTTTCGTCAAAACCACGCTCTCGGCAGCGTCAAATTCCAATCCGCCCAAAGATTTTTGCCAAAGCTTGTTGCCATTGTCGTCTAATTTGACCAACCAGACATCAGACTCGCCATGATTCTGTGAAATATCAGCGTCAGTACTAAAGGTATGGCCTACCACAAGATAACCGCCATCTGTTGTTTTCGTAATATCACGGGCTATATCAATACCTGAGCCCCCCAGTGATCTTTGCCAGAGCATAGTGCCGTTCTTATCGACCTTGACCACCCAAAAATCATAGCTTCCCTTTGGGCTGGTTATATCAAAATCATCGCTTTCTGAGGCCCCGGCCATCAAAAAACTGCCATCATCGGTTGCCAAGACGCTATAGGCCCGATCGTTGTTCGTACCCCCAAAATATCTTCGCCATTGAAGATTGCCATCGGCATCTAATTTAGTGCCCCAAAACTCACCCACACCGTGCCGCGTAAGGTAACCTCCCTTGCCAAAATTGCCCTCACCACCTGATTGGGTAACATCTAAAAACCCTGCAAAGAAAAAACCACCATCAACCGTCTGTACCACGTCATAGCTGTGGTCATGGCCTGAAAACCCGAAACTTTTTTCCCATAGAATGCTTCCCGAAGCATCCAATCGCAAAATCCAATTGTCATGAAAGCCTTCGTTGTTGGTGCCATCACCATCATCGCTCATGGCGTAGCCCACAATGGCAAACCCCCCGTCATCGGTCTCGATGACCGATTGGCCCCTGTCGTCTTTGCTGCCGCCATAGGTCTTGTTCCAAAGCAGGTTTCCATCAGCATCCAACTTCAACAACCAATAATCGTTGACCACCAATGATTTTCCGGTAATGTCACCATCTGTACTGTTGGTGTATCCGAGCACCGCATACCCCCCATCGGCGGTATGGACAATTTCTTGGGCCGTATCTTCACCTGAACCTCCATAGCTTTTGACCCAATCGATTTCACCCAAGAAATTGGTCTCTTCCATTTCGTCTTGCCCGTCATCATCTGAGCCATAGTCGTCACCTGAACATGAAAACAGCAAGAGGATCCCAAAAACAAACCACCACTTTTTCATGCGTACATTAATTGGATTTCTTGATGACGAACAACCCTGAATTGATATCGTTGACCAGTATCTTTCCGCTTGAAAAATAGGGGTATACACTCCAAACCCCATTGAAATCTGCCGTATCGCTACTGGGATACGTGTCAAAGAACCCTTCTTCGACAATGATTTCATCGGCAATCTGTGAAATATCCAATATTCTGACACCGGCAGTGTAATTGGCCAAATAATACCGGTCGCCCAACACATAGCCGTTATGGTCAATGGCACCGGTCGGACCACTGTACGTGGTATGCAATGTAGGGGCATCCAAGTCGGTAAAATCAAACACCAAGGTTCTTGAATCTACCCCAAAGTTCACCTCATCGAGCTCATCTCCCAAAATGAAGTACCGTTGGTCTTCAGTGAACCAACCTTGATGCGTGTAAGCCAATTGTGGATAGCCCAATGTTGCGATGTCGACCGGATTGGCCTTATCGGTCACATCGGCAATAATTACTTGGGTCTCATTGGCCCCAATGAAGATTTCCCTTCCTGTATAATCTGAATCTGGACCGTTATAGGTCACCACTTGCGCGTCATGGGTATACCCTCGACCGCCATACCCCCCAACACCTACTGGACTTGTCGGATTCGCCACATCCAAAAAATGTGCGCCGCCATTGAATGCATCATTTCTATCAGTACCTACTGGATAAGCAAAGCCCACCATTTCATTGATGACGATGTTATGGGCATTGCCAATACCCGTGTACCTGGCATCTGAAGAAAATGTTTCCGGCACATTGGCAACGTTTCGCAATCGGGTGAGGTCAAACACCTGCATACCATGATTGGCCGATTCTGCCACGATAAAGGCGTGGTTGCCATATACTTTGATATCCCTCCAAACACTGCTGCCCGTAGCAGTAGGCAACTTTCCTAAATATACTGGGTTTTGGTCATCTGTAATATCAACGAAGGCCGTACCATTGTCAAGGCCTACCAGAGCATACTCGTTATCGGTGTCTGGATCTGTCCATCCCCAAATATCATTGGCCCGTGAAGCATTAAAAGCATTTAAGGGCATTTGAAAAACAAGATCATAGCCTTGACATGCATATCCTGCGGCTGACCCTCCCTCACATGGGGCGAATGAATTAGTGGTGTTTCCGGTACCGATATCGGGGTCATCACCGGTCATCGAACCGGCGTCATCATCGGTTATGGCAATGTCGTCATCGACTTGTATTGGGTCATCACCACTATCAGAAGAGCAGCCAAACAAAAAGAGGCCGAGCAAAAAGACGGGCAAAAAAAGTCTCATGGGGTTTTGCAATTTTATCTTAAAGATACGATTTATATTTGTCCGCTGTACTTTTGTAAAATGCTTGAAGATAAAAACCAAAAACGTACATCACTTGAAAAAATGGGTGAGTTTGGCTTGATCAAACACTTGACCAAAGATTTCCCATTGACACAGCCCTCAACAATGAAAGGCGTTGGCGATGATGCCGCCGTTCTTGATTTTGCGGGCAAAAAGACAATCGTTTCAACCGATCTTCTGGTCGAGGGCGTTCATTTCGACCTCAGCTATATGCCCTTAAGGCATTTGGGCTATAAATCGGTCATCGTGAACCTTTCCGATATTTGCGCCATGAATGCCCTGCCCACACAGATTACGGTGTCACTAGCGGTATCGAACCGTTTTTCACTTGAAGCTTTAGAAGAGTTTTATGCCGGGGTGGCCACTGCCTGCAAGATTTATGGTGTTGATATGGTAGGCGGCGATACCACTTCGTCAACAAAGGGCATGCTCATCAGTGTTACCGCACTTGGTGCCGCCCCTGAAGAGCATATTGTATATCGTTCGGGCACAAAACCCAATGATCTTTTGGTGGTTTCTGGAGACTTGGGGGGTGCTTATTTAGGCCTTCAAGTTTTGGAACGTGAAAAGGAAGTCTTCAAGGTAAACCCCAATAGCCAACCTGACCTGGACCCCTATTCTTATATCATTGAACGACAACTAAAGCCCG is a window from the Muricauda sp. SCSIO 65647 genome containing:
- a CDS encoding choice-of-anchor B family protein; translation: MRLFLPVFLLGLFLFGCSSDSGDDPIQVDDDIAITDDDAGSMTGDDPDIGTGNTTNSFAPCEGGSAAGYACQGYDLVFQMPLNAFNASRANDIWGWTDPDTDNEYALVGLDNGTAFVDITDDQNPVYLGKLPTATGSSVWRDIKVYGNHAFIVAESANHGMQVFDLTRLRNVANVPETFSSDARYTGIGNAHNIVINEMVGFAYPVGTDRNDAFNGGAHFLDVANPTSPVGVGGYGGRGYTHDAQVVTYNGPDSDYTGREIFIGANETQVIIADVTDKANPVDIATLGYPQLAYTHQGWFTEDQRYFILGDELDEVNFGVDSRTLVFDFTDLDAPTLHTTYSGPTGAIDHNGYVLGDRYYLANYTAGVRILDISQIADEIIVEEGFFDTYPSSDTADFNGVWSVYPYFSSGKILVNDINSGLFVIKKSN
- the thiL gene encoding thiamine-phosphate kinase; amino-acid sequence: MLEDKNQKRTSLEKMGEFGLIKHLTKDFPLTQPSTMKGVGDDAAVLDFAGKKTIVSTDLLVEGVHFDLSYMPLRHLGYKSVIVNLSDICAMNALPTQITVSLAVSNRFSLEALEEFYAGVATACKIYGVDMVGGDTTSSTKGMLISVTALGAAPEEHIVYRSGTKPNDLLVVSGDLGGAYLGLQVLEREKEVFKVNPNSQPDLDPYSYIIERQLKPEARKDIIELFEKLKVRPTSMIDISDGLSSEILHLCEQSGVGCNLFEDKLPLDPTVISTAEEFKMDSTMIVLSGGEDYELLFTIDQKDFDKIKGNPNLTVIGHMTDKKEGAHLITRANTKIPLKAQGWNSFHD